A window from Camelus dromedarius isolate mCamDro1 chromosome 9, mCamDro1.pat, whole genome shotgun sequence encodes these proteins:
- the LOC135322180 gene encoding protein VAC14 homolog, which produces MDKAAWKLAPAPRAQRAPLFSLSRLVWEFVAQNNTVQIKHVIQTLSQEFALSQHPHSRKGGLIGLAACSIALGKDSGLYLKELIEPVLTCFNDADSRLRYYACEALYNIVKVARGAVLPHFNVLFDGLSKLAADLDPNVKSGSELLDRLLKAVRAWMLWGPLLPGSGSAIFPRST; this is translated from the exons ATGGACAAAGCCGCGTGGAAGTTGGCTCCAGCACCACGGGCACAGAGAG ctcctctcttctctctctccaggcTGGTCTGGGAGTTCGTGGCCCAGAACAACACCGTGCAAATCAAACATGTGATCCAGACCCTGTCTCAGGAGTTTGCCCTGTCTCAGCACCCCCACAGCAGGAAAGGGGGCCTCATCGGCCTGGCCGCCTGCTCCATCGCACTGGGCAAG GACTCGGGGCTCTACCTGAAGGAGCTGATCGAGCCGGTGCTGACCTGCTTCAATGACGCTGACAGCAGGCTGCGCTACTACGCCTGCGAGGCCCTCTACAACATCGTCAAGGTGGCCCGCGGCGCCGTGCTGCCCCACTTCAACGTGCTCTTTGATGGGCTGAGCAAG TTGGCTGCTGACCTAGACCCCAATGTGAAAAGCGGATCTGAGCTCCTGGACCGCCTCTTAAAG GCTGTGAGAGCATGGATGCTCTGGGGGCCTCTCCTGCCTGGCTCAGGCTCTGCCATCTTCCCCCGCAGCACCTAG